The Sorangiineae bacterium MSr11367 genome window below encodes:
- a CDS encoding putative zinc-binding peptidase gives MKVFHCDHCDQLLFFENVNCVRCGRALAYVPEVGLTSLDPAGRHRWTSPVAPGTMFRLCANYSQHNVCNWAIPVPKRGSKGEATNALCRACLLTRTIPNLSQEGNIRLWYKLEVAKRRLVYTLDQLGLPYQSKHEDPKAGLAFEFLEDVPNGPDGQGACVLTGHHDGVITINVAEANDAERVKRRTELGEPYRTLLGHFRHEVGHYYWDRLIRDDPPRLEAFRARFGDERADYQAALKRHYEQGPAKNWQDRYVSAYATMHPWEDWAETWAHYLHMSDTLETAAACGIALVPSRRDEPTVKKVPDPIAEDVSFERMITSWSAVTYALNNLNRGMGHDDTYPFVLSTEAVAKLHFVHQTVGAAT, from the coding sequence ATGAAAGTTTTCCACTGCGATCATTGCGACCAGCTTCTCTTTTTCGAGAATGTTAACTGCGTGCGCTGCGGACGCGCGCTCGCCTACGTGCCCGAGGTGGGCCTGACCTCGCTGGATCCAGCGGGCCGACATCGCTGGACGTCGCCGGTGGCGCCTGGAACCATGTTTCGGCTGTGCGCGAATTACTCGCAGCACAATGTATGCAACTGGGCCATTCCCGTTCCGAAGCGCGGCAGTAAAGGGGAGGCCACTAACGCTCTCTGCCGTGCGTGCCTGCTCACACGGACGATCCCCAACCTCTCGCAAGAAGGAAACATCCGCCTCTGGTACAAGCTGGAGGTGGCCAAGCGGCGCTTGGTCTACACGCTCGATCAACTCGGGCTGCCGTACCAGAGCAAGCACGAGGATCCCAAGGCGGGCCTCGCGTTCGAGTTCCTGGAGGACGTGCCGAACGGGCCCGACGGGCAGGGGGCCTGCGTGCTCACGGGCCACCACGATGGAGTCATCACGATCAACGTCGCCGAGGCCAACGATGCGGAGCGCGTGAAGCGGCGCACGGAGCTTGGGGAGCCGTACCGCACCTTGCTCGGTCACTTCCGGCACGAGGTCGGGCACTATTACTGGGATCGGTTGATCCGCGACGATCCTCCGCGGCTCGAAGCCTTTCGCGCGCGCTTCGGCGACGAGCGCGCGGACTACCAGGCCGCGCTGAAGCGCCACTACGAGCAGGGCCCCGCGAAGAACTGGCAGGATCGCTACGTGAGCGCGTACGCGACCATGCATCCCTGGGAAGACTGGGCCGAGACGTGGGCGCACTACCTGCACATGAGCGACACCTTGGAGACGGCGGCGGCGTGCGGCATCGCACTCGTGCCCTCACGGCGCGACGAGCCCACGGTGAAAAAGGTGCCCGATCCCATCGCCGAGGACGTCTCGTTCGAGCGCATGATCACGAGTTGGAGCGCGGTGACCTATGCGCTCAACAACTTGAACCGCGGCATGGGCCACGACGACACGTACCCGTTCGTGCTCTCGACGGAGGCGGTGGCCAAGCTGCACTTCGTGCACCAAACCGTGGGCGCGGCCACCTGA
- a CDS encoding transglutaminase family protein — protein sequence MSIHVALHHRTSYRYDRPITLGPQSVRLRPAPHCRSRILSYSLKVLPDPHFVNWQQDPQSNYVARLVFPERTGEFTIEVDLVAEMAAMNPFDFFLEPAAEKWPFEYDPVLRDELAPYLRVGPGSPRLEAFVDSVSREARSTNDFLVELNQRLCTQIAYNIRLEPGLQTPEETLEKASGSCRDTGWLLVQILRRLGLAARFTSGYLVQLTADVKPLEGPEGPSQDFVDLHAWCEVYLPGAGWIGLDPTSGLLAGEGHLPLACTAEPQLAAPVSGVLEKCEATFEHEMKVTRIVETPRVQKPYTDEQWRSIVELGHAVDAELAQGDVRLTMGGEPTFVSSEDLDGDEWNTAAMGPNKKRLAADLYHRLRDQYAPQGLVHFGQGKWYPGEPLPRWALNLFWRRDGEPLWKERALVADEQAPSGADDALAGRFLHEVATRLGVDPGCAFPAFEDVYYYLWRERQLPINVDPFDSKLDDPLERERLRRIFSVGLDKVVGYALPIERDGSGWQTGPWEFRAKRCYLVPGDSPMGLRLPLDARTWIAPGDREVISPPDPAQPVTRLPARAELRFQRPDAPVPEGTGIKHGYPPFTALCAEPRNGVLYLFMPPARTLDDYVALVAAIEATAESLQVPILVEGYPPPRDARLAQLSVTPDPGVIEVNIHPATNWDELVDHTTHLYEAARQSRLSAEKFMLDGRHVGTGGGNHVVLGGATVNDSPFLRRPDLLRSLLAYFHQHPSLSFLFSGMFIGPTSQAPRIDEARNDSIFEIEVAFREVSRKLRGYSEAGDVPPWLVDRLFRDLLTDVTGNTHRAEFCIDKLFSPDGVTGRHGLLELRAFEMPPHARMSLTQQLLLRTLVARFWKTPYAPERLARWGTELHDRFMLPFFVWQDFEDVITELRGGGHPLETAWFAPHFEFRFPKYGDFATRAVELELRGALEPWHVMGEDATASGTARYVDSSLERLQVIARGMAPERYVVTCNGQALPLHPTGTNGEFVSGVRYRAWQPPRCLHPHIGVHAPLVFDLVDTWTKRSLGGCEYHVSHPGGRSHDIRPINALEAEGRRRARFFRLGHTPGRMEVRPAVASPDFPFTLDLRKS from the coding sequence ATGTCCATCCACGTCGCCCTCCATCATCGCACGAGCTATCGCTACGATCGTCCCATAACGCTGGGCCCCCAAAGCGTCCGCCTTCGACCGGCGCCGCATTGTCGCTCACGCATCCTGAGCTACTCGCTCAAGGTCCTGCCCGATCCGCACTTCGTCAATTGGCAGCAGGATCCGCAGTCGAACTACGTCGCGCGCCTGGTCTTTCCGGAGCGCACGGGCGAGTTCACCATCGAGGTCGACCTCGTGGCCGAGATGGCCGCGATGAACCCGTTCGATTTCTTCCTCGAACCGGCCGCCGAGAAGTGGCCCTTCGAATACGATCCGGTGCTGCGCGACGAGCTCGCGCCCTATTTGCGCGTGGGCCCGGGTTCGCCGCGGCTCGAGGCCTTCGTGGACAGCGTTTCGCGCGAAGCGCGTTCGACCAACGACTTCCTGGTCGAGTTGAACCAGCGGCTGTGCACGCAGATCGCGTACAACATCCGGCTCGAGCCGGGGCTGCAGACGCCCGAGGAGACGCTGGAGAAGGCCTCGGGCTCGTGCCGCGATACGGGCTGGCTGCTCGTGCAAATCCTGCGGCGCCTCGGCCTCGCCGCGCGCTTCACGTCGGGCTACCTGGTGCAGCTCACGGCCGACGTCAAACCGCTCGAGGGGCCCGAGGGACCGAGCCAAGACTTCGTCGATCTGCACGCGTGGTGCGAGGTGTACTTGCCCGGCGCGGGATGGATCGGGCTCGACCCCACGTCGGGGCTTCTCGCCGGTGAAGGGCATCTGCCGCTCGCGTGCACCGCGGAGCCACAGCTCGCGGCGCCGGTGAGCGGTGTGCTCGAGAAGTGCGAGGCCACGTTCGAGCACGAGATGAAGGTCACGCGCATCGTCGAGACGCCGCGCGTTCAAAAGCCGTACACCGACGAACAATGGAGATCCATCGTGGAGTTGGGCCACGCGGTGGATGCAGAGCTCGCGCAGGGCGACGTGCGCCTCACCATGGGCGGAGAGCCCACGTTCGTGTCGTCCGAGGACCTCGACGGCGACGAATGGAACACCGCGGCCATGGGGCCGAACAAGAAGCGCCTCGCGGCCGATTTGTACCACCGGCTGCGCGACCAGTACGCGCCGCAGGGCCTCGTGCATTTCGGCCAGGGCAAATGGTACCCGGGTGAGCCGCTTCCACGCTGGGCGCTCAACTTGTTCTGGCGCCGCGACGGCGAGCCGCTCTGGAAGGAGCGCGCACTCGTGGCCGACGAACAGGCACCGAGCGGCGCGGACGACGCGCTGGCCGGGCGCTTCTTGCACGAGGTGGCCACGCGCCTCGGTGTCGATCCGGGGTGCGCGTTCCCGGCGTTCGAGGACGTCTACTATTACCTGTGGCGCGAGCGGCAGCTGCCCATCAACGTCGACCCCTTCGATTCGAAGCTGGACGATCCGCTGGAGCGCGAGCGCCTGCGGCGCATCTTCTCCGTGGGGCTCGACAAGGTCGTCGGCTACGCGCTTCCCATCGAGCGCGATGGGTCGGGGTGGCAAACGGGGCCGTGGGAGTTCCGCGCGAAGCGCTGCTACCTCGTGCCGGGCGACTCGCCCATGGGCCTCCGGTTGCCGCTCGATGCGCGGACCTGGATCGCGCCAGGGGATCGGGAGGTGATCTCGCCGCCGGATCCTGCGCAGCCGGTCACCCGGCTTCCTGCGCGTGCGGAGCTGCGCTTTCAGCGGCCGGACGCGCCCGTTCCCGAGGGGACGGGCATCAAGCACGGCTACCCGCCGTTCACCGCCTTGTGCGCGGAGCCGCGCAATGGGGTGCTGTACCTCTTCATGCCGCCGGCGCGAACCTTGGACGACTACGTCGCCCTGGTGGCCGCCATCGAGGCCACGGCCGAGTCGCTCCAGGTGCCGATCCTCGTCGAAGGCTACCCGCCGCCGCGCGATGCGCGCCTCGCGCAGTTGAGCGTCACGCCGGATCCCGGGGTCATCGAGGTGAACATCCACCCCGCCACCAACTGGGACGAGCTCGTCGATCACACGACGCACCTTTACGAGGCCGCCCGCCAATCGCGTCTGTCGGCGGAAAAGTTCATGCTCGATGGCCGCCACGTGGGAACCGGCGGCGGCAACCACGTGGTGCTCGGCGGCGCGACGGTGAACGATTCGCCGTTTCTGCGCCGGCCGGACCTTCTGCGCAGCCTGCTCGCGTATTTTCATCAGCACCCGTCGCTGTCGTTCCTCTTTTCCGGCATGTTCATCGGGCCGACGTCGCAGGCACCGCGCATCGACGAGGCCCGCAACGACTCCATCTTCGAGATCGAGGTCGCCTTCCGCGAGGTCTCGCGCAAGCTGCGCGGCTACTCGGAGGCGGGCGACGTTCCGCCCTGGCTGGTCGATCGCCTCTTCCGCGACCTGCTCACGGACGTCACGGGCAACACGCACCGCGCGGAGTTTTGCATCGACAAGCTGTTCTCCCCGGACGGCGTGACCGGCCGCCATGGCTTGCTCGAACTGCGCGCCTTCGAGATGCCGCCCCACGCGCGCATGAGCCTCACGCAGCAGCTTCTCTTGCGCACCCTGGTGGCGCGCTTCTGGAAGACGCCGTACGCGCCGGAGCGGCTCGCGCGTTGGGGCACCGAGCTGCACGATCGCTTCATGCTCCCGTTCTTCGTCTGGCAGGACTTCGAGGACGTGATCACCGAACTGCGCGGCGGCGGCCATCCGCTGGAGACCGCGTGGTTCGCACCGCACTTCGAGTTCCGCTTTCCCAAGTACGGCGACTTCGCCACCCGCGCCGTCGAGCTGGAGCTCCGCGGCGCGCTCGAGCCGTGGCACGTCATGGGCGAGGATGCGACGGCGAGCGGCACTGCGCGCTACGTCGACTCGTCGCTCGAGCGGCTGCAGGTCATCGCCCGGGGCATGGCGCCCGAGCGCTACGTCGTGACGTGCAATGGCCAGGCGCTGCCACTCCACCCGACGGGCACCAACGGTGAATTCGTGTCCGGTGTGCGCTACCGCGCATGGCAACCGCCGCGCTGCCTGCATCCGCACATCGGTGTGCACGCACCGCTGGTGTTCGACTTGGTCGACACCTGGACGAAGCGCAGCCTCGGCGGGTGCGAGTACCACGTGAGCCACCCGGGAGGGCGCTCCCACGACATCCGGCCCATCAACGCGCTCGAAGCCGAGGGGCGCCGTCGCGCGCGCTTCTTCCGCCTCGGGCACACCCCCGGCCGCATGGAAGTGCGACCTGCCGTTGCCAGCCCAGACTTCCCGTTCACGCTGGATCTGCGTAAATCATAG
- a CDS encoding circularly permuted type 2 ATP-grasp protein → MAEHRYDEMLDDSGVPRAHWRAFLAHLDTLPKETMQRRRRFVNDAIASDGVTYNVYADPKGASRPWELDLLPLILPANEWRAIASAVAQRARLLNAVLADLYGPQTLLAEGLIPPALVFGQRSFLWPLHGVTSATGLHVYAADLARSSDGHWWVLADRTGGPSGAGYALQNRMTLSRAFPDAFRELHVEPLAPFFSALQDSLYRLSPTRGGEAPLAVLLTPGPYNETYFEHSFLARYLGFPLVEGQDLIVRGDSVYLKTLRGLRRVHAILRRLDGDYCDPVELRADSALGIPGLLHAIRAGTVVIANALGSGVLETGALAGFYPAVSERLFGEKLAMPSIATWWCGEAPALEYVVEHLDELVIKPSYPSIRMEAVFGHKLDKPARARLIERLQAQPHAYVAQEWVRLSHAPTWGREEGSASKSRRLLARSATLRVFAVATANGYTVMPGALTRVAQYDGDVVSMQWGGSSKDTWMLADRPVTRVSLRRPRLGPDDVVRSVAFIPSRVGENLYWMGRYTERCESIARLLRAALVRLADADPESEPALRSLASVSDQLKIFPKRDEVDARDFIAAVVDPQVQGGLAANVLRLHACANHVRERMSTDNWHLFHRLQQRLPGPDASLGYALESLDDVMMTCVSLAGFALDDMTRDESWQFLVLGRRLERLAHVAGIVAHVVASPAAERGDALEWLLEATNSIVTFRALYRRTPELLPVLHLVVLDDTNPHAVAFQIRDLLLVQERDLGLHALAPLGEALRHTPLGGFQAEAGAVLEASCTELAALLLRIERAAFGLSDELQRRFFTHAGTPVPVGIEAQ, encoded by the coding sequence ATGGCCGAGCACCGCTACGACGAAATGCTGGACGACTCCGGCGTCCCGCGGGCGCATTGGCGCGCGTTCCTCGCGCACCTCGACACGCTGCCGAAGGAGACGATGCAGCGGCGCCGTCGCTTCGTCAACGATGCCATCGCCTCCGACGGCGTGACGTACAACGTCTACGCGGATCCCAAGGGCGCGAGCCGTCCATGGGAGCTCGACCTGCTCCCGCTCATCTTGCCTGCGAACGAATGGCGCGCCATCGCCTCCGCGGTGGCGCAGCGCGCGCGCCTTCTCAATGCGGTGCTCGCGGATCTCTACGGGCCGCAGACCTTGCTCGCGGAGGGGCTCATCCCGCCGGCCCTCGTCTTCGGACAGCGCAGTTTTCTCTGGCCGCTGCACGGCGTGACCTCCGCCACGGGGCTGCACGTCTACGCGGCGGATCTGGCGCGCTCGTCCGATGGCCACTGGTGGGTGCTCGCGGACCGCACCGGCGGGCCCTCGGGCGCGGGCTACGCGCTGCAGAACCGCATGACCTTGTCGCGCGCCTTCCCGGACGCGTTCCGCGAGCTGCACGTCGAGCCCCTGGCGCCGTTTTTCAGCGCGCTCCAAGACTCGCTGTACCGCCTCTCGCCCACCCGTGGCGGCGAGGCTCCGCTCGCGGTGCTCCTCACCCCGGGCCCGTACAACGAGACGTACTTCGAGCACTCGTTCCTGGCGCGCTACCTCGGCTTTCCCCTGGTCGAGGGGCAAGATCTCATCGTGCGCGGCGACTCGGTCTACCTGAAGACGCTGCGCGGCCTGCGCCGCGTCCACGCCATCTTGCGCCGCCTCGATGGCGACTACTGCGATCCCGTCGAACTGCGCGCCGATTCGGCATTGGGCATTCCCGGGCTCCTGCACGCCATCCGCGCAGGCACCGTGGTCATCGCGAATGCGCTGGGAAGCGGCGTGCTCGAGACGGGCGCCTTGGCCGGCTTCTACCCCGCGGTGAGCGAGCGGCTCTTTGGCGAGAAGCTCGCCATGCCGTCCATTGCCACGTGGTGGTGCGGCGAGGCGCCGGCGCTGGAGTACGTCGTGGAGCACCTCGACGAGCTGGTCATCAAGCCATCGTACCCGTCGATCCGCATGGAGGCCGTGTTCGGCCACAAGCTCGACAAGCCCGCCCGCGCACGGCTCATCGAGCGGCTGCAGGCGCAGCCCCACGCGTACGTGGCCCAGGAATGGGTGCGCCTGTCGCATGCCCCCACGTGGGGCCGTGAGGAGGGCTCGGCGTCGAAAAGCCGGCGCCTGCTCGCGCGCTCGGCAACGTTGCGCGTCTTCGCGGTGGCCACGGCGAACGGGTACACCGTCATGCCGGGGGCCCTCACCCGCGTCGCCCAATACGATGGGGACGTCGTCTCCATGCAGTGGGGCGGCTCGAGCAAGGACACGTGGATGCTCGCCGATCGGCCGGTCACGCGCGTCTCGCTCCGGCGCCCGAGGCTCGGCCCCGACGACGTCGTGCGCAGCGTGGCGTTCATCCCCTCGCGGGTCGGCGAAAATCTGTACTGGATGGGGCGCTACACCGAGCGCTGCGAGAGCATCGCGCGCCTGCTCCGCGCGGCCCTCGTGCGCCTCGCAGATGCCGATCCCGAGTCCGAGCCCGCGCTTCGATCGCTCGCGTCGGTGAGCGATCAGCTCAAAATTTTCCCCAAACGGGATGAAGTCGATGCCCGCGACTTCATCGCCGCCGTGGTCGATCCGCAGGTGCAAGGCGGCCTCGCGGCCAACGTGCTGCGCCTGCATGCTTGTGCGAACCATGTGCGCGAGCGCATGTCCACGGACAACTGGCACCTCTTTCACCGGCTGCAGCAGCGGCTGCCCGGCCCCGATGCCTCCCTCGGCTACGCCTTGGAGTCGCTCGACGACGTCATGATGACCTGCGTGTCGCTGGCCGGCTTCGCGCTCGACGACATGACCCGCGACGAAAGCTGGCAGTTCCTCGTCTTGGGGCGCCGCCTCGAGCGACTCGCCCACGTGGCGGGCATCGTGGCCCACGTCGTCGCCTCCCCCGCCGCCGAGCGCGGCGATGCCTTGGAATGGCTGCTCGAGGCGACGAACAGCATCGTCACCTTCCGCGCGCTCTACCGCCGCACGCCCGAGCTTTTGCCGGTGCTGCACCTCGTCGTTCTGGACGACACCAACCCGCACGCGGTGGCCTTCCAGATCCGCGACCTTTTGCTCGTCCAAGAGCGCGATCTGGGGCTCCACGCCCTGGCGCCGCTGGGCGAGGCGTTGCGCCATACGCCGCTCGGGGGCTTCCAGGCGGAGGCCGGCGCGGTGCTCGAAGCTTCGTGCACCGAGCTGGCCGCGCTCCTTCTTCGCATCGAGCGCGCCGCCTTCGGCCTGTCCGACGAGTTGCAGCGCCGCTTTTTCACCCACGCGGGCACCCCGGTGCCGGTGGGGATCGAGGCGCAGTGA
- a CDS encoding transglutaminase family protein yields the protein MIREYVVVHETHYRYDQPVGLSRQIVHLAPRETPYQVCRAHTLVVTPEPEILAIDHDAFGNPATSLCIEADHGALSVVAESWVGITERIYPEDDDTPPWDEVRTRLTYRARQRPHPADLEAARFLFESRRVRNKRELAAWTSACFPPGTPLLAGVRALMNRIHDEFTFDPKATTVSTPVMDVFALRRGVCQDFAHLMLSCLRSMGLAARYVSGYVLTRPPAGRPRMVGADASHAWVSVYCPDVGWVDADPTNAVFPSLEHVTLGWGRDYDDVIPLRGVLLGGGEHALDIAVTVAPRADFQAIFGRPPPVARMPERT from the coding sequence GTGATCCGCGAGTACGTCGTCGTCCACGAAACGCACTACCGGTACGATCAGCCCGTGGGCCTCTCGCGCCAGATCGTCCATTTGGCCCCGCGCGAGACCCCGTACCAAGTCTGCCGGGCCCACACGCTGGTGGTCACCCCCGAGCCGGAAATCCTCGCCATCGACCACGACGCGTTCGGCAACCCCGCCACGTCGCTCTGCATCGAAGCCGACCACGGGGCGCTGTCGGTGGTCGCCGAGTCCTGGGTGGGCATCACCGAGCGCATCTACCCGGAGGACGACGACACACCGCCCTGGGACGAGGTCCGCACCCGACTCACCTACCGTGCCCGTCAGCGACCGCACCCTGCCGATCTGGAGGCGGCGCGCTTCCTCTTCGAATCGCGCCGGGTGCGCAACAAGCGCGAGCTCGCCGCATGGACCAGCGCCTGTTTCCCGCCCGGCACCCCGCTTCTCGCGGGGGTCCGGGCGCTGATGAACCGCATCCACGACGAGTTCACCTTCGACCCGAAGGCCACGACCGTCTCCACCCCCGTCATGGACGTGTTCGCCCTACGCCGCGGCGTCTGCCAAGATTTCGCGCACTTGATGCTCTCGTGCCTGCGCTCGATGGGCCTCGCCGCGCGCTACGTCAGTGGCTATGTTCTCACGCGACCGCCGGCGGGGCGTCCGCGCATGGTCGGCGCCGACGCCTCCCATGCGTGGGTCTCCGTGTACTGCCCCGACGTGGGTTGGGTCGATGCCGATCCGACCAACGCGGTGTTTCCGTCGCTCGAACACGTCACGCTCGGCTGGGGTCGCGACTACGACGACGTCATCCCGCTCCGGGGCGTCCTTCTCGGCGGCGGAGAGCACGCCCTGGACATTGCGGTGACCGTTGCACCGCGAGCGGACTTTCAAGCGATTTTTGGGCGCCCGCCACCCGTTGCCAGAATGCCCGAGCGGACCTAA
- a CDS encoding M12 family metallopeptidase, protein MRNAIVGALLLGACLLNASCTAEGSAPTNDAPAAPETARGPLQSGYFPVGRNGVVQKVTYAAVEGEKVFEGDIILDNRGGGESAGGLQVQGVAISGSSRRWANKVVPYAVDSGLSNTARVTDAIAHWHSKTDLTFVKRTSSNASKYPDYVVFRSGSGCSSTVGRKGGVQYVNLASSCSTGNAIHEIGHAVGLWHEQSREDRDSHVTIHWDNIEEGMEHNFDKHVSDGEDINGYDYGSIMHYGETAFSKNGEPTITTKNGADVGQRSGLSSGDVSAVETLYP, encoded by the coding sequence ATGCGTAACGCGATCGTGGGGGCCTTACTGCTCGGGGCGTGCCTGCTGAATGCATCGTGTACTGCGGAAGGATCCGCGCCGACGAACGATGCACCCGCGGCACCGGAGACTGCACGGGGGCCGCTGCAAAGCGGCTACTTTCCAGTTGGACGAAATGGTGTCGTTCAGAAGGTGACCTACGCCGCCGTCGAGGGAGAGAAGGTTTTCGAGGGAGATATCATTCTGGATAATAGAGGCGGCGGAGAGTCCGCGGGCGGGTTGCAGGTCCAGGGGGTCGCGATCTCGGGGAGTTCGCGGCGGTGGGCAAATAAGGTGGTGCCGTACGCGGTCGATTCGGGCCTCTCCAACACCGCGCGCGTGACCGATGCCATTGCACATTGGCACAGCAAGACGGACCTCACGTTCGTGAAGCGAACGAGCTCCAATGCCAGCAAATATCCTGATTACGTGGTCTTTCGTTCGGGGAGCGGGTGTAGCTCCACGGTCGGTCGAAAAGGCGGTGTGCAGTACGTCAATCTCGCGAGCAGTTGCAGCACGGGCAACGCCATCCACGAGATTGGCCACGCCGTGGGCCTATGGCACGAACAATCGCGCGAAGACCGCGATAGCCACGTGACCATCCACTGGGACAACATCGAGGAGGGGATGGAGCACAATTTCGATAAGCACGTCTCCGACGGCGAAGATATCAACGGCTACGACTACGGCTCGATCATGCACTACGGCGAGACCGCGTTCTCGAAGAACGGCGAGCCCACGATCACGACGAAGAACGGCGCCGACGTCGGCCAGCGCTCGGGCCTGAGCTCCGGCGACGTCTCCGCGGTGGAGACCTTGTACCCGTAG
- a CDS encoding dihydrodipicolinate synthase family protein, with the protein MWKGVISAITTPFNADLTIDHGALADHCRWLADHGVVGIVPVGSLGESSTLSHAEKRQVLETCVGAVGERVPVLPRISALGTPEAIAMAKHARAVGCRGLMVTPPYDHGNDWREIRAHVSAVMGATDLPCMLYNHRPPHRVEFRPEHIAELAAEFPHLEALKEPVIDTSRIGAIRDLLGPRLEIVVCVEDTVVEAVRAGASGWIACLVNAFPAESVALYRYAQERRERETSELYRWFAPLLRMDTLPKFVQLIKLTQERVGRGASRVRPPRLPLEGDELREALAVIENALATRPKLTL; encoded by the coding sequence GTGTGGAAAGGCGTCATCTCCGCCATCACCACACCGTTCAATGCGGATTTGACCATCGATCATGGTGCACTCGCCGATCATTGCCGCTGGCTCGCGGATCACGGCGTCGTGGGCATCGTGCCCGTGGGTTCGTTGGGGGAGTCGTCGACCTTGTCGCATGCCGAAAAGCGCCAGGTCCTCGAGACCTGTGTCGGTGCTGTCGGCGAACGTGTACCGGTTCTGCCCAGAATCTCGGCACTTGGAACGCCCGAGGCCATCGCCATGGCGAAACATGCGCGCGCCGTAGGGTGCCGCGGCCTGATGGTGACCCCACCCTACGATCACGGGAACGACTGGCGCGAGATTCGCGCCCACGTATCCGCCGTCATGGGCGCCACAGATCTGCCGTGCATGTTGTACAACCACCGCCCGCCGCATCGGGTCGAATTCCGGCCCGAGCACATCGCGGAGCTCGCGGCGGAGTTCCCGCACCTGGAAGCGCTCAAGGAGCCGGTGATCGATACCTCGCGCATCGGTGCCATCCGAGATTTGCTCGGCCCCCGGCTCGAGATCGTCGTGTGTGTCGAGGACACCGTCGTCGAAGCCGTTCGCGCCGGTGCCAGCGGATGGATTGCCTGCCTCGTCAACGCCTTCCCTGCTGAGTCGGTCGCCCTCTATCGGTATGCCCAGGAGCGCCGCGAGCGCGAAACCTCGGAGCTTTATCGCTGGTTCGCCCCGCTCTTGCGGATGGATACGCTCCCCAAGTTCGTTCAGCTCATCAAACTGACGCAGGAGCGCGTTGGACGCGGAGCCTCGCGCGTGCGGCCTCCCCGGCTTCCCCTCGAGGGCGACGAACTTCGCGAGGCGCTGGCCGTCATCGAGAACGCCCTCGCCACCCGTCCGAAGCTCACGTTGTAA
- a CDS encoding MBL fold metallo-hydrolase: MTKHERITVDSDIIPQFTACYLRTAGDECAFIEAHTAHALPKLLAALRAQGKKPEDVRWIIVTHAHLDHAAGASALVAVCPNAILLAHPRAARHLIDPEKLVQSATAVYGKERFRQLYGEVAPIPKERVRALEDGESVQLGDATLTVLHTSGHANHHFIVDDPKLETVYSGDTFGVIYPALQTHGLFAIPSTSPTNFDAAAAKISIDRVLSLGERYVCPTHFGPFENLSAIAAQLLRFVERAGAWVEEASRGDESLEQMTARLARAWQDAIAEEAPAFSEAEKKHLSLDVELNAQGLAFVANAQRAKRLAKT; encoded by the coding sequence ATGACGAAGCACGAGCGCATCACCGTCGACAGCGACATCATCCCCCAGTTCACCGCCTGCTACCTTCGTACCGCCGGTGACGAGTGCGCTTTCATCGAAGCGCACACGGCCCACGCGCTTCCAAAGCTGCTCGCCGCGCTGCGGGCCCAGGGAAAAAAGCCCGAGGATGTGCGTTGGATCATCGTCACGCACGCCCACCTCGATCACGCGGCCGGTGCCAGTGCCCTGGTTGCGGTGTGTCCAAATGCCATCTTGCTCGCGCACCCGCGTGCCGCGCGGCACCTCATCGACCCGGAAAAGCTCGTGCAGAGCGCCACCGCGGTCTATGGCAAGGAGCGCTTTCGCCAGCTTTATGGCGAGGTCGCCCCCATCCCCAAGGAGCGGGTGCGCGCCCTCGAGGACGGGGAGAGCGTGCAACTCGGCGACGCCACGTTGACCGTGCTTCACACCTCGGGCCACGCGAATCACCACTTCATCGTCGACGATCCGAAGCTCGAGACCGTCTACAGCGGCGACACGTTCGGGGTCATCTACCCTGCCCTGCAGACCCACGGCCTCTTTGCCATCCCTTCCACCAGCCCGACGAACTTCGACGCGGCGGCGGCAAAAATCAGCATCGATCGCGTTCTCTCGCTCGGGGAGCGCTACGTCTGCCCCACGCATTTCGGCCCGTTCGAGAACCTGTCCGCCATCGCGGCCCAGCTCCTTCGCTTCGTGGAGCGCGCGGGGGCCTGGGTCGAAGAAGCCTCGCGCGGGGATGAATCGCTGGAGCAGATGACCGCCCGGCTCGCGCGCGCCTGGCAAGACGCCATCGCCGAAGAGGCCCCCGCCTTCAGCGAGGCCGAAAAGAAGCACCTTTCGCTCGATGTGGAGCTCAATGCCCAGGGCCTCGCCTTCGTTGCGAATGCTCAGCGCGCCAAGCGGCTTGCCAAAACGTGA